In the genome of Polaromonas vacuolata, the window TTCAATCGGCATAGATCCGTCGGTGAAAGTAGTACGTGCGCATGAGCTTGTCGCACTCCGCACGGCTGAGCAGGCGGTGATAGATGCTTGCGCACAAGCTGACACTATTCGTGAAGATGCTAAGCAAGCTTATGAGGATGAGCGTCAACGTGGATATCTTGAAGGTCAAGAGGCGGCAAGGCTTGAGCAGGTCGAGCAAATGATTGAAAACGTTTCGCGAACTATCGATTATTTCAGCCGAGTTGAAAGTCGCATGGTCGATCTGGTGATGCAGGCGGTACAAAAAATTATTGACGACTATGACGACAATGCGCGCATTTTGTTGACGGTAAAAAATGTACTGTCGGTAGTGAGAAACCAAAAGCATATGACGCTACGTCTTCACCCTCAGCAGGTAGCGTTGGTTAAGGAGCGGATTGGCAGCTTGCTGTCTGACTACCCTGGTGTGGGTTATTTAGATATCGTTGCTGACCCGCGGCTGAACTTTGACGCTTGTATTCTTGAAAGCGATATCGGCATGGTCGAAGCCAGCATGGAAGGCCAGCTTTCTGCTTTGCGTCGTGCGTTCGAAAAAGTCTTGGGAAGTCGCGTTTA includes:
- a CDS encoding HrpE/YscL family type III secretion apparatus protein — encoded protein: MAFILPVNPLTPLRRLSIGIDPSVKVVRAHELVALRTAEQAVIDACAQADTIREDAKQAYEDERQRGYLEGQEAARLEQVEQMIENVSRTIDYFSRVESRMVDLVMQAVQKIIDDYDDNARILLTVKNVLSVVRNQKHMTLRLHPQQVALVKERIGSLLSDYPGVGYLDIVADPRLNFDACILESDIGMVEASMEGQLSALRRAFEKVLGSRV